The nucleotide window TGGATTCACACGGGCGGTAATAGGAGGCTTGGAGGATCCGGTCATACCTGAGTATGGGTTGTTGGCTAGACTCCCGTCTCTGCCTGAGAGAGCTGCAGGCCCAGGGAATGTGATGCCGTAGTAGTCCTGCAAGGAGGGCTGCGGCCACGGACGGGGACACGTCAGTTTTGACAGGGATTCAAAATGATTGGTAAAATACACAAGATAACCAAAAGATGGCATAGCCCAAAACAGTGCTTCAATGTGACCCTTTTGAATATTGTCATGCGCTATTGGCTCACCATGGGTAGTCTGGACTGTAGCATGTGGAGGTCCTCGTagccatagatctgctgtgtgCGACAAGAAGACACAGGGGTCAGTCTCAAAGCacataacacagacacaccaactaTTGTCACCCCGTCCCCTAAGAGGGGAGAGGTTCTTTTCAGTAGTAAACTGTAAATTATGTAATAGCTTATTTTCTCAATAGCAAGCAAAGATATACATACAACTTACTTGTTATATACATGTACTTCATGTTAAATGCAAATCAACAGACCAGAAGAAACGTGACCCATGGCAGGGGACTTTTGCACTACAGGGGCTCTTACTGGGTATGCTGGAAGCAGTCCTCCGGGGCCCATTATGTACTGGTTGGGCAGCAGTGGAGGCACGCCCTGGGACAGGTTGGGAGGGGCTTTGCCTGACAGaagaaacacaccaaacaccatGACTACATGTTCTTCTTAAACCTGAAAGTCAGCGATACCCATGGTCTcctataaataacaataaactCAAGTGAAATGAAGTGAGCCATTGTGGACCACAATACAATCTATAGAGAACAATTCCCTGGTTAGATTGACTCATGGATGGACGCGTTTTATTCTTGAGAAACGTTGTAGTTTAGCTGTTTCAAGTGCAGATGTTTGCATGGAGTAAATATCTGCAGTAGAAAGGTTAGATAGCGCAGGTTTAACAACATTAACAACCCTTACTACTGATCCGATGTCTATAACGTATGTCAACTAATCCAACCATTAGAAGAAAgacaattaattaaaaaatgaatgaagtGAATAAAGTACCTTAGATGCGCCTTTCAGATACATTGCAAAAATCATACAATCCTCCCCTTTATATTAAACCTCTTTAATATAAAGGGGGGACCCCAAACGTCCTGAGTCTTTCCAAGACTGAGTTTATTAGCAGAAATGTATATCAATATACTTTTGGATATTCTCCTGACAGGATAGTTATGTCTTTGGATACTGCCCTAAGTGATCAATTATGGGTCATTTACAGTTTTAGATCCTGTTGTCCATAATTTTAGACCTTTAAACCCTTTGAACCGTGCTCCAGTTTGGGGCGGTTGAATGTACATACCGCTGGACGAGGAGAGCAGCGGGGCGGTCCGGCCCGCCGCCAGGTTGGAGGCGGCGCCGATGCCGTTGGAGCTGAGCCCCAGAGCCGAGTGCAGCGCGCCCGCGTTAGCCATGGCGCTGCTCATGCCGCCACCCATGTTGGCCATGTTAGCCAGGTGGCTgatgctactgctgctgctgctgatgttgatgttgttgtggtggtggtgcaccGAGTGGAGCGAAGGGCCGGGGATCTGCGACGACGTGTAGGAGCCAGACGAGGGCGCCAGGGAGCTCATGCTACTGCTGTCCCCACTGGTGTACTGGCgagcaggggagaaggagggcatTTTAGAAACAACCCTAAACTACAGCAGAACAAAACGTACTGGAAGATCAGATGCAGAGCAAATAATCGAAGGGAAAAAAGTCAACAGTGTTCACATCATCCACCACGCGAATACACAGCAGTTTACAATAAGAATTGCGCCAGTGAaaaggcaagatggattcaCAACGTAAAATCGTATAGCCTAGAGAAAACAACCTTATGCTAAAAGTTGGATGGTGTACAATAGTTTAGCAAATGAGAGGTATCATGAAAGGTCGGGGTGCGTTCGTTAATACGTCCATGTTTTGGAGACGCTTGTTCTTGAGGTCTTTTCCCTGTTCCAAAACTAAAGAAAGGCTATCCCTCTTCCATAGAAAGTTGGTATTGGTTGGTATCCAAAGAAGATCTGTTGTGATACTGCACAAGTTATGTTACCTACAGAAAACCTATATTCACATACAGCTGTGTTAGTAAACTTTGGCTTGGACTAGCGCAAATTGCGTCGAGATGAATGATCAACAAATATTAATGAGCATCGCGGTACACGTGTACGGTCCAAATCAGCTCCACGACTtcaataaatatacaaaaatcACAACGGTTTTCAGTCACCTTAAGACTGAAGATAGCAGTTCAGTGTTTCTGTTGTTAACCCCAGGTAGACACAAAAGTACTCATGATCGTGTATCAACATAGAACAATGACACTTTGCTTGACTTACAGTGAGAGCACTGGAGCCCGCTGCCGAGACTGAAGAGTGACTGCTGGCATGGCTGAGGAGAGATGGGGGTTTAGTGAAGGCATGAGCAGATCTGTACATAATACTACAGTGCACTTCTGGTTTGAGGCTCCCTGCATTACATTGGCTTTATACCTGTACTCATGATGGTAATTAACTTCAATCTAATTTAAAaagctgagggagagagacactgagacagagagaataaaAGAGATGGATTAAGAGAGAGTGTGGGGATGAAGTCAGAGTGGCAGTGGGTGGGAGTCTGAGACGCAACAAAGAAACTGGGACAGGGAAACGAATGAGAGAGAGCAATGAGAGAGTGCGTTGTGTTACCTGTTGAGAGAGCTGAGCTGGCTGACGGTGGGCATGTCCTGGGCCAGGCTGGCCAGTGCAGCATTGTGATTGGGCATCACCgaggggtggtgggaggggccgCCTTGCCCACTGTGGCTGCTGAcgctcagagagggagagtcaggcTTTGGTGTGGATGACACTGATGATGCTGGGatgtgggtgggagagagaggaagagagtttgtgtgtcaTTTAAGACGTCGACAATAGGGCCATGGCAACACGATCCGCTATTTTTTGCGAAAGATATTTGAAAAACGAATCATAAAACAGCAGGACAGGATGTGACCTTGATCTCAGTTTACCATGGGGAACATTTCTCAGTCATCTCTTGCATTAACATATATGCAGTACATTATTATGATCAAagacaaaacataaggggaGCACTTACTGTCTAAAGCAACTGACGTCCTCATGCCGTTCAAGCCATTCTGAGGGACAAGACAAAAACTAAACTTAGCCTGGGTGTAACAAAGGATGAGTGATGGATCAAACAGGGAATATACTAGAACGTTCAACAAAGGAAAAAGGTGTTGTAAGTCCCAAGCGTTTCTTATCATGTTAGGCAACTTATGTAGATATCTTTACAAACGTGTGGGATTTTCTACTTTTAGTAAAACCTTTTTGCTTCTTTATGCAATTGGTGGGGATGATAGAAACAAACTTCCACCATATGACCATTGACCATCACCACTCCCACAGCGAGCCCTGGGTTCCACTCACCATGACCGGCCCAGAGGCCTCTTTGCTCTGGGTGAAGGCCAGCCGCGAGTGGACCGACAAAGGTGCGTCGTAACTCCCCCCGACGGAGCAGAAGGGGGAGGCGGTGGACTGGACCGCAACGGAGGACGACAGCGCGGAGGCGGCGGAGCTGGCGGCAGCGGCAGCGTGAGGATTGGCTGAGCTGGCGGTGCCCAGGGAGGAGGCGGATAGGTTGGGCAGCGTGATGGAGGGCGAGTGGTAGACGGGCTCCGACGAGGAGATGGGCAGTGGCAGCGGCACCGAGAGCGGGAGGCCCAGGGACTCACTGTCGGTCAAACAGCCAGCACAACAGCACAGAGTCAGGACTTGGTAAGCTCTTGGCACTAAGTCAGTCAAGGGTTTTACACACAACTCTCAGAATGCAAACGTTCTGAAATCGATCCAGGTTTAAAAGGTGGGTGGGACAGACACTTGTTCTTCTTCGGTCTCAAATTGATTTTGATATGGCACTATTTTTGGATACATCTTTGTAAAAAGGTTTAGAAAGATAAGCTAAAAATAGATAAGAGAAAGTATATTCTGGCATTTATCTCCTTGCTTGCTGGACGTCTGTTGTGTAACTGAAAATTTAGCAAATTACACTGCCTTTCCcagttttcttttattttcttcagacTGCTTGTTCATGAACGTAAAAATTTACTAAAATCTCTTGGATTGCTATTACTGTGTTTCGttaaataataacattttgacaccaaaaaacacagcaaacatTGAGACAACAGATGGGTTCCAATGGTCCAAGGTCCCACAGGGCGTCAACAGACGTTTGAGTTCGTTTACCAAACATTGCACTCCGAAATGGCCCCAAGCGACTGCAGAGGGTTATTGATTGCCTATGCatagttcaaaataaaagtgctaAATGGGCTGTTTCCAGACAACGACAGTATAGTCAGGGCGGTGCTCTGGTACCTGAGGGGTGTGGAGTACAGGCTGGACTGGCTCTGGGGTCCAGGTGCGGTTGGAGCGGCCACGGGGCCCGGGGTTGATTCCCGCGAGGCGCCAACGACACAGTTCTCCACGGCGCCGAAGTCTGGGATGGCCGACTCGGAGCCGAAGTCCAGCGCTCCGAACTGGAGGTTGAGCCCGGGAATGTCTGCGGAGCCTGGCATCTCTACCGCCGTGGAGGGGATCTGGGGAGGAAGGTTCCAGAGTCACCTCGTTGTACAATGACGGGAGCATTAGGGCCTTGTCACACCGAGACCCAAGCATAGAGCGCCAGCGTAAAGCACATCCTCCTTCAATCCGCCTCCTTCATGAGCCTTCGTGAGCAATGCCACACCGCATGCAGAGCTGGGATTTCCAGGGTGGAGCATTTGATGCATTTCATTTCAAGCTGATCCACCAGCTGACGGCTCTGATGTAAAGACCAGGCCATAAAAAAAGTTTGTCTTTGACTTATGCTCTATGCTTTTGTTTCGTCGTGCAAGGGCATTAAGAGATGTTACCGTAGATGTTGAAAATGTGGAGCTCTATGTAGAGGATTAGTTTGGCCAAAGAGTTGGACATCAACCACTGACTTTAAGAGAACTGTAAATACATTTAAAGTGATGGCTTTTAGTTTATTTAACGGCACCGCCTGCTGCCCAGAGCTGGTTCTGTAACCCTCCATTACAAAGTGGAAGTCAGGCACGACATCAGGCATCTTACAGACCAAACGTTGCATGGCATGCTTCCTAAGTAGCGTTTGCGCCGTGTCCTTTGGGGGGGGGTCCAGCAGTACCTTTGACGTGGGGGGTATCCTTCGCTTCTGGCCCTTGAGTTGCGCCCGTTGTTGCTGGTGCGGCGTGCCGCTGCCCGGAGGGTCCAGCCCTGCACTGGGCGCAGGAGACTTGGCACTACCAGCAGCCAGCAGGGGGCCTCCCTGGCCCGCCTGGAGCCCGGGAgacggggcggcgggggcggcctGCTGCAGCCGCTGCGTCGGGGGGCTGGGTTGGCGCGCCAGGGGCAGCGAGGGTCCCGCGTGCCTCTGGACCAGCTGGCTCAGAACTAGGGAGGGCTCTGGCTGCATACCAAACTCCCCtggaagcaacacacacacacactgaggtgcGGTCCAAAAAGAGGAGGGGCAGAGACACTCAAGCCTTTTGAAACCAGCGCTGACTGTGTGGTACAGCAGACCATAACCTTCAGGTACGGGGACGACTTCTTCTATTGCATTCACTCAGCTGCAGAGTGGCTTTTAGTATTTCCCACAGAATGGCACAGATTTATAATATTACCTTTGTAATACGCTGACGGGAGAAGGAGGCTTATCAAACAGACGCGTCAGATTAAACAGACTAGTCTACAATCATGACTATGTATTTCTTTAATCATTACTAATCCTGATTTGTTAGGTTTGCTGCAATTATACGTCTGCCCATTTGGTGACTATCGCATTCCTAACCTTCCCTGGAAGGATGGATCCCTCTGCTTTGTTCCTATTCACTGTTCCAGCCCTTGGATTTAGCTAATATTCCTTAGTTTACCTTAACCTTAAGAATGGCTGGGctgattgatatatatataaaaaaaaagggatttcataaattatattataaaaataaataaagagtcGACCCCTTGGCCAGATTAACATTGCTTGAAAAAACCCtgagaaggaaagagaagacACTCACGGCTGAACTGCGAGGAGGCACCGGGCTCTGACACCTTCAGGTCCCAGCTGGAGGAGACTGGCGGAGGTACTGGGACTCCAAGGCCGGGCAGACGACCCCCTTGGGTGCCGACAGAGGGCGTGGCCTGGGAGGATGGCAGCGGACCCAGGCCGGGACCCTTTAGCTGCTCCAGTATCTGAGCTCCTGCGCTTGGCTGGCTCCGTTTGGACTGTCCCAGGTCACCGAAGCCAGCTCCAAGCACGGACGACTGATGCACATAGCAAGAGATGGAAAGATATTTTAAGCGGAGGGTTTTTGGCATGACACAGGTGAATCCTGTGTCAACCCAAAAACAACAATTGACATCCCAAACGAAAAAGGGGACCTATGGTGAAGATGCTTGTTAGCATGTGGGAGGAGGAGTATCATTAATGTAGGGGGAAAGGGCAGAGCAGCAGAAGCGATTGTCAGTTTACCAGGGCAACGTGTGCATAGCTTGTGCTGCCAGTGGCGTTTCGGCTGAGGGGAAGCTGGGGCTGCTgcggttgatggtggtggtggtgggagttgGTAAAGACCAGGCTctgagagctggaggaggaagaggaagggggagcCTCCCTACCTCCACCCACAGGCTTCTGCAGCAGCGTGGCCAGGTCCAGGCTAACAATGAGACGGAGCATGGGAATATCCTTAGCAGAGCAACTTTATTGCTGTGGTATTGACTATCATTATTACAGTGCATCACATTATTAAAGAGCCTGATCCATCAGCGGTAGGATGGATGTGTTTTTAGTTACCTTTGTCCAGGTGTGATGTGGTTCTCAGCAGCAGGCGCACACGAGGAGGTGAACACTTTGGTCTCGGAGAGCTGAGGAAAGAATAAACCAAAGAGATTATTGTTATAGCCCAAGCAGTGGCAATCATACGGTTATCACTATAGGAGTGGTATAAATGAAGATTAACATCTTCACTCTTAATAAAGGCTTAATATGCTCAGCCTCCTCACACTTCATCATCCTACCCATTCTGAAATGGCTCCTGAGGTTAGAAGAGAAGACACATAAGAACACACAACATTTGCCTGTAACTCACACTGACATCCTCGCTCCAGTCCTCAGCAGCCCAGTCTTCCAGTGTATTCCTCCAGGCTAAGAGACGCAGGGGAACGCCAAGAGATCAGAGCCCCATCCGGTCAGGATAGTAATTGCGTTTCATAATAGGAGGACGCACATAAACGCCACCTACCTGTTCCATCTGGGTTGGTGCCGTTGGCCCCCGTGTCCCACACCTCTGAGTCCATGGTCCGCGTGCGGGAATCTGAGGTGTAGTCCGCCGGGTTGAAGGTCCTGGGggtagaagaggaggggaaaaaCAAAGAAGGAGTGTTGGTGAAAAGTCAAAGTAGAGGGAGTGGGCATGAGAAAGACAAGAAAATCCTGTTGCAAAGCAAATAACATGAAGGGTATATATCCTATTAAGTTTTGTTGCCGGTATTGTACGACAGAAGATAGTCAGGAAAACAAAgaaatgcttttgaaaacaaacacattatgtAATTTGCAGTTCTGCTGAAGGAACACGACATCAGGTTCTAGGTGCATACCCCATTCCCTGGGCTGAGAACCGGCTCCCTGGCGGCGCTCTGCCCCTGCCTCGACCTCCGGCTCCTACACAATACGACAAGAGAAGAAGACAATGCACCTCAGCCCTCGGCCACTGAGAAGGATGGCACAAGGTTGAATGTCTcccaaccccctctctctctctttacgtACCAATCaacccccctctacctcccctgcCCCTCCGGCCTCGCTCCGAGCCCCTTTCCACGGGCATCACCTCAACCCCATTCTCCTCTGGGCGTGCGGctgtatacacagacacacacacaggtgagtcCATCACGAAGGGATGGGGTAGCGACACAGGGTGGGATGTGACTGTCTCTGTCGGGGGGGCTGTACCCGGTCGGCTGCGACTAGCCCCCTTGCCCCTGCGGCTGGAGGCACTGCGACCCTTGTTGGCTTCCTtgtctcctttcttctcccgGTTCTCCTTGTTCTCCTTGCTCTCGGACGGTCCCTCCTTAACGAGGGGCTTCTTCTTCCCTACGGTCTCCCATGAGGTCTAGAGAGGAGCACAGACACAGAGGATGAGAGGTCTCCAAATACATTGATGTCAAGGTCCAGGGATATGGTGGATAAAAAGCTCATTCTTGTTGAAAGGAAATCTGACAGTACATTTTCTTAACGGCTTAAAACCTATGTTTTATCAAAACCATCACGCGGAACAGATTTCAAAAGAATTGGTGACCActtcttgattttttttatgggtTACATTGGAGTCGTTTGAAATTATTGTATTTAGCAAACATGTCTTGTTACGTTACTCTACTTATTTTGTGCTTGCAGCCCTTTTCATTTcctttgatttggtttttcTTCTCCCTGTTCCTGTTTTTGTTGAATGTGTCTCTGCATGAATGGTATGCAATATTGTATGAACGTTAGTAGCTAACCTCCCAGTTAGTTCTCACAAGAGTTTcagattttaatatatatataaataaataaataatgagttCTGTCTATTATGTAGCAGTGGAGGAACTTGGGGGCCTTTGGGAACTTTGAGATTGTCAATAGTAATATTCTTGGAAATAAAGAGGTACCAGACTGTcactatttttttatataggaTGTCGTTTTCTTAAATAAAATGGAATTTTTATCGATCAGCATTGACTGAAGTTATGTGTAGGTTATTTTAAGCTACAGGCTAGTATTGCTTTAACATAAAAACATATGAATTTCATCAGATATTGAAGAACTTGGTTCAACTTACATGTGCACCACATGCCAATTCCAGACAGTATTTATATATGTAGAAGGAGGGTTCTTGACTCAAGTCTTTTTTTTACCTAACTTTATCTTGGTAGTCTGCATTTTTACCAAGATGTTTCATCTTGATTTGTGCAGAACCACACCCTATGTTGTTAATTTGGATCAGGGTTAGATTTCAGCCTACCACAAATAGGCTTTTGCCCTTCTCAAACAGGAACCACCTACTATTTTGGGACCTTAAtcaagacaaaaacaacaaaggtAGCTGGTAGGGGGGGGACTACAGAGAGTTGagcgatcccccccccccacccgcccccaaCCATCTGTGCCCACAAGCCGGCCTG belongs to Gadus morhua chromosome 13, gadMor3.0, whole genome shotgun sequence and includes:
- the ubap2a gene encoding ubiquitin-associated protein 2a isoform X1, with product MMSSLGGDKARGPREKTLPTVTHSSQPQKQIQATAEQIRLAQVIYDKNDSDSECKVNQLMEVTGKNQDECMIALHDCNEDVNRAINFLLESTSDTTSWETVGKKKPLVKEGPSESKENKENREKKGDKEANKGRSASSRRGKGASRSRPGTAPPTETVTSHPVSLPHPFVMDSPVCVSVYTAARPEENGVEVMPVERGSERGRRGRGGRGGLIGAGGRGRGRAPPGSRFSAQGMGTFNPADYTSDSRTRTMDSEVWDTGANGTNPDGTAWRNTLEDWAAEDWSEDVSLSETKVFTSSCAPAAENHITPGQSLDLATLLQKPVGGGREAPPSSSSSSSQSLVFTNSHHHHHQPQQPQLPLSRNATGSTSYAHVALSSVLGAGFGDLGQSKRSQPSAGAQILEQLKGPGLGPLPSSQATPSVGTQGGRLPGLGVPVPPPVSSSWDLKVSEPGASSQFSREFGMQPEPSLVLSQLVQRHAGPSLPLARQPSPPTQRLQQAAPAAPSPGLQAGQGGPLLAAGSAKSPAPSAGLDPPGSGTPHQQQRAQLKGQKRRIPPTSKIPSTAVEMPGSADIPGLNLQFGALDFGSESAIPDFGAVENCVVGASRESTPGPVAAPTAPGPQSQSSLYSTPLSESLGLPLSVPLPLPISSSEPVYHSPSITLPNLSASSLGTASSANPHAAAAASSAASALSSSVAVQSTASPFCSVGGSYDAPLSVHSRLAFTQSKEASGPVMNGLNGMRTSVALDTSSVSSTPKPDSPSLSVSSHSGQGGPSHHPSVMPNHNAALASLAQDMPTVSQLSSLNSHASSHSSVSAAGSSALTYTSGDSSSMSSLAPSSGSYTSSQIPGPSLHSVHHHHNNINISSSSSSISHLANMANMGGGMSSAMANAGALHSALGLSSNGIGAASNLAAGRTAPLLSSSSGKAPPNLSQGVPPLLPNQYIMGPGGLLPAYPQIYGYEDLHMLQSRLPMTCPRPWPQPSLQDYYGITFPGPAALSGRDGSLANNPYSGEVTKFGRNDSTSPAPPTSLSAPQPPQGQSQGQSQGQPQQPQAQGQPQHHGNQQAFLPPGYSYTGLPYYPGVPSAVPSAAAFQYGPTMFVPPGAQGPASGKQHGMGLGLGNPSASPFQQQSQQQPSGYGQHTFSSGYEELTAGPAGVDYSKGYSNSSQAQAKSAASGPGKGVSVTSSNSGVPDISGSVYNKSQPYNGAKCVLFPHPGQAFDKQGFHAGTPPPFSLPSALGGPGPLNPGGAPGGYAPAPFLHILPHQQPHSQLLHHHLAQDGQGGPSQRGQSSSMQQKSQVNKSSYGSSPYWAN
- the ubap2a gene encoding ubiquitin-associated protein 2a isoform X5, which translates into the protein MMSSLGGDKARGPREKTLPTVTHSSQPQKQIQATAEQIRLAQVIYDKNDSDSECKVNQLMEVTGKNQDECMIALHDCNEDVNRAINFLLESTSDTTSWETVGKKKPLVKEGPSESKENKENREKKGDKEANKGRSASSRRGKGASRSRPAARPEENGVEVMPVERGSERGRRGRGGRGGLIGAGGRGRGRAPPGSRFSAQGMGTFNPADYTSDSRTRTMDSEVWDTGANGTNPDGTAWRNTLEDWAAEDWSEDVSLSETKVFTSSCAPAAENHITPGQSLDLATLLQKPVGGGREAPPSSSSSSSQSLVFTNSHHHHHQPQQPQLPLSRNATGSTSYAHVALSSVLGAGFGDLGQSKRSQPSAGAQILEQLKGPGLGPLPSSQATPSVGTQGGRLPGLGVPVPPPVSSSWDLKVSEPGASSQFSREFGMQPEPSLVLSQLVQRHAGPSLPLARQPSPPTQRLQQAAPAAPSPGLQAGQGGPLLAAGSAKSPAPSAGLDPPGSGTPHQQQRAQLKGQKRRIPPTSKIPSTAVEMPGSADIPGLNLQFGALDFGSESAIPDFGAVENCVVGASRESTPGPVAAPTAPGPQSQSSLYSTPLSESLGLPLSVPLPLPISSSEPVYHSPSITLPNLSASSLGTASSANPHAAAAASSAASALSSSVAVQSTASPFCSVGGSYDAPLSVHSRLAFTQSKEASGPVMNGLNGMRTSVALDTSSVSSTPKPDSPSLSVSSHSGQGGPSHHPSVMPNHNAALASLAQDMPTVSQLSSLNSHASSHSSVSAAGSSALTYTSGDSSSMSSLAPSSGSYTSSQIPGPSLHSVHHHHNNINISSSSSSISHLANMANMGGGMSSAMANAGALHSALGLSSNGIGAASNLAAGRTAPLLSSSSGKAPPNLSQGVPPLLPNQYIMGPGGLLPAYPQIYGYEDLHMLQSRLPMTCPRPWPQPSLQDYYGITFPGPAALSGRDGSLANNPYSGEVTKFGRNDSTSPAPPTSLSAPQPPQGQSQGQSQGQPQQPQAQGQPQHHGNQQAFLPPGYSYTGLPYYPGVPSAVPSAAAFQYGPTMFVPPGAQGPASGKQHGMGLGLGNPSASPFQQQSQQQPSGYGQHTFSSGYEELTAGPAGVDYSKGYSNSSQAQAKSAASGPGKGVSVTSSNSGVPDISGSVYNKSQPYNGAKCVLFPHPGQAFDKQGFHAGTPPPFSLPSALGGPGPLNPGGAPGGYAPAPFLHILPHQQPHSQLLHHHLAQDGQGGPSQRGQSSSMQQKSQVNKSSYGSSPYWAN
- the ubap2a gene encoding ubiquitin-associated protein 2a isoform X3, with product MMSSLGGDKARGPREKTLPTVTHSSQPQKQIQATAEQIRLAQVIYDKNDSDSECKVNQLMEVTGKNQDECMIALHDCNEDVNRAINFLLESTSDTTSWETVGKKKPLVKEGPSESKENKENREKKGDKEANKGRSASSRRGKGASRSRPGTAPPTETVTSHPVSLPHPFVMDSPVCVSVYTAARPEENGVEVMPVERGSERGRRGRGGRGGLIGAGGRGRGRAPPGSRFSAQGMGTFNPADYTSDSRTRTMDSEVWDTGANGTNPDGTAWRNTLEDWAAEDWSEDVSLSETKVFTSSCAPAAENHITPGQSLDLATLLQKPVGGGREAPPSSSSSSSQSLVFTNSHHHHHQPQQPQLPLSRNATGSTSYAHVALSSVLGAGFGDLGQSKRSQPSAGAQILEQLKGPGLGPLPSSQATPSVGTQGGRLPGLGVPVPPPVSSSWDLKVSEPGASSQFSREFGMQPEPSLVLSQLVQRHAGPSLPLARQPSPPTQRLQQAAPAAPSPGLQAGQGGPLLAAGSAKSPAPSAGLDPPGSGTPHQQQRAQLKGQKRRIPPTSKIPSTAVEMPGSADIPGLNLQFGALDFGSESAIPDFGAVENCVVGASRESTPGPVAAPTAPGPQSQSSLYSTPLSESLGLPLSVPLPLPISSSEPVYHSPSITLPNLSASSLGTASSANPHAAAAASSAASALSSSVAVQSTASPFCSVGGSYDAPLSVHSRLAFTQSKEASGPVMNGLNGMRTSVALDTSSVSSTPKPDSPSLSVSSHSGQGGPSHHPSVMPNHNAALASLAQDMPTVSQLSSLNSHASSHSSVSAAGSSALTYTSGDSSSMSSLAPSSGSYTSSQIPGPSLHSVHHHHNNINISSSSSSISHLANMANMGGGMSSAMANAGALHSALGLSSNGIGAASNLAAGRTAPLLSSSSGKAPPNLSQGVPPLLPNQYIMGPGGLLPAYPQIYGYEDLHMLQSRLPMTCPRPWPQPSLQDYYGITFPGPAALSGRDGSLANNPYSGEVTKFGRNDSTSPAPPTSLSAPQPPQGQSQGQSQGQPQQPQAQGQPQHHGNQQAFLPPGYSYTGLPYYPGVPSAVPSAAAFQYGPTMFVPPGAQGPASGKQHGMGLGLGNPSASPFQQQSQQQPSGYGQHTFSSGYEELTAGPAGVDYSKGYSNSSQAQAKSAASGPGKGVSVTSSNSGVPDISGSVYNKSQAFDKQGFHAGTPPPFSLPSALGGPGPLNPGGAPGGYAPAPFLHILPHQQPHSQLLHHHLAQDGQGGPSQRGQSSSMQQKSQVNKSSYGSSPYWAN
- the ubap2a gene encoding ubiquitin-associated protein 2a isoform X2, translated to MMSSLGGDKARGPREKTLPTVTHSSQPQKQIQATAEQIRLAQVIYDKNDSDSECKVNQLMEVTGKNQDECMIALHDCNEDVNRAINFLLESTSDTTSWETVGKKKPLVKEGPSESKENKENREKKGDKEANKGRSASSRRGKGASRSRPGTAPPTETVTSHPVSLPHPFVMDSPVCVSVYTAARPEENGVEVMPVERGSERGRRGRGGRGGLIGAGGRGRGRAPPGSRFSAQGMGTFNPADYTSDSRTRTMDSEVWDTGANGTNPDGTAWRNTLEDWAAEDWSEDVSLSETKVFTSSCAPAAENHITPGQSLDLATLLQKPVGGGREAPPSSSSSSSQSLVFTNSHHHHHQPQQPQLPLSRNATGSTSYAHVALSSVLGAGFGDLGQSKRSQPSAGAQILEQLKGPGLGPLPSSQATPSVGTQGGRLPGLGVPVPPPVSSSWDLKVSEPGASSQFSREFGMQPEPSLVLSQLVQRHAGPSLPLARQPSPPTQRLQQAAPAAPSPGLQAGQGGPLLAAGSAKSPAPSAGLDPPGSGTPHQQQRAQLKGQKRRIPPTSKIPSTAVEMPGSADIPGLNLQFGALDFGSESAIPDFGAVENCVVGASRESTPGPVAAPTAPGPQSQSSLYSTPLSESLGLPLSVPLPLPISSSEPVYHSPSITLPNLSASSLGTASSANPHAAAAASSAASALSSSVAVQSTASPFCSVGGSYDAPLSVHSRLAFTQSKEASGPVMNGLNGMRTSVALDTSSVSSTPKPDSPSLSVSSHSGQGGPSHHPSVMPNHNAALASLAQDMPTVSQLSSLNSHASSHSSVSAAGSSALTYTSGDSSSMSSLAPSSGSYTSSQIPGPSLHSVHHHHNNINISSSSSSISHLANMANMGGGMSSAMANAGALHSALGLSSNGIGAASNLAAGRTAPLLSSSSGKAPPNLSQGVPPLLPNQYIMGPGGLLPAYPQIYGYEDLHMLQSRLPMPSLQDYYGITFPGPAALSGRDGSLANNPYSGEVTKFGRNDSTSPAPPTSLSAPQPPQGQSQGQSQGQPQQPQAQGQPQHHGNQQAFLPPGYSYTGLPYYPGVPSAVPSAAAFQYGPTMFVPPGAQGPASGKQHGMGLGLGNPSASPFQQQSQQQPSGYGQHTFSSGYEELTAGPAGVDYSKGYSNSSQAQAKSAASGPGKGVSVTSSNSGVPDISGSVYNKSQPYNGAKCVLFPHPGQAFDKQGFHAGTPPPFSLPSALGGPGPLNPGGAPGGYAPAPFLHILPHQQPHSQLLHHHLAQDGQGGPSQRGQSSSMQQKSQVNKSSYGSSPYWAN